A window of Polyodon spathula isolate WHYD16114869_AA chromosome 30, ASM1765450v1, whole genome shotgun sequence contains these coding sequences:
- the LOC121302646 gene encoding cystatin-B-like has translation MPMMCGGTSESKPATDEVQQICNKVKPKAEEHAAKTFAVFAAKEFKTQVVAGTNYFIKVHVGGDEYLHLCVHQPLPHENKPVSLHSVQTNKTQHDEIVYF, from the exons ATGCCCATGATGTGTGGAGGAACCAGTGAATCTAAACCAGCCACCGATGAAGTGCAGCAGATATGTAACAAG gttAAGCCTAAGGCAGAAGAACATGCTGCCAAGACTTTTGCTGTATTCGCTGCCAAGGAGTTCAAGACACAGGTAGTGGCAGGTACAAACTACTTCATAAAG GTCCATGTTGGAGGAGATGAGTATTTGCACCTCTGTGTTCACCAGCCTCTTCCTCATGAAAACAAACCAGTGAGCTTACACAGTGTGCAGACCAACAAGACTCAGCATGACGAGATTGTGTATTTCTAA
- the fam162a gene encoding protein FAM162B, with translation MFLNQISGVRSLSLVRSFAGQFRRCPAGIKTHNAVEQSAQRRFCIKSPSSETGSQPQAVQGTGGVAAARPSFKVPGYRPSEFDKTLLIWTGRFKRKEDVPEQVSFEMIDAARNKVRVKACYGMVILSIVACIGMVILGKEAAGRHENLTAQNMEKKARYREEARKEREAAAIDKAQ, from the exons atgtttttaaatcagattAGCGGAGTTCGCAGCCTTAGTCTTGTCCGGAGTTTTGCTG gaCAGTTTCGAAGATGCCCCGCAGGAATTAAGACTCACAATGCAGTGGAACAGAGTGCACAGAGGAGATTCTGCATCAAGTCTCCAAGCTCTGAAACAGGCTCCCAGCCACAAGCTGTGCAAGGGACCGGAGGGGTTGCAGCAG CTCGTCCTAGCTTTAAGGTTCCTGGATACAGACCTTCAGAGTTTGATAAGACACTCCTCATTTGGACAGGCCGTTTCAAGAGAAAAGAAGATGTACCAGAGCAGGTTTC aTTTGAAATGATTGATGCAGCAAGGAATAAGGTGAGAGTGAAGGCCTGCTACGGAATGGTCATCCTGTCAATTGTAGCCTGCATTGGAATGGTCATTCTGGGAAAAGAG GCAGCTGGTCGGCATGAAAATCTGACAGCCCAGAACATGGAGAAGAAAGCGCGCTATAGAGAGGAGGCTCGCAAAGAGAGAGAAGCTGCTGCCATTGATAAagcccaataa
- the mix23 gene encoding protein MIX23: MGRLFFSYPCTALSCKDPGLSNMAAPSTSFNCEDFSEFQETLRLMRTIDDRIIHKLNTSLPTVSFEGKVDATETCKQLYESLMEAHSSRDKAIKTCIAQTSCVVSQLRGEREKDTDNLTLIKQLRKEQTKVKLLQSELNVEEVVNDRSIKVFNERCRVHYKPPKSQ, encoded by the exons ATgggcag GCTTTTCTTTAGCTATCCCTGCACTGCACTGAGTTGTAAGGACCCTGGTTTATCTAATATGGCGGCGCCCAGCACAAGTTTTAACTGTGAGGACTTCTCGGAGTTTCAG GAAACACTCAGGCTGATGCGAACCATCGACGACCGAATAATCCATAAATTAAACACCTCACTTCCCACCGTTTCATTTGAAGGGAAGGTTGATGCTACTGAAACATGTAAACAACTTTATGAATCT ttaatGGAGGCTCACAGCAGTCGAGACAAAGCCATTAAAACTTGTATAGCCCAGACATCTTGTGTAGTAAGCCAACTGcgaggggagagggagaaggacaCTGACAATTTAACACTAATAAAGCAACTCAGAAAAGAGCAAACCAAG GTAAAGCTTCTGCAGTCAGAACTGAATGTTGAAGAGGTGGTTAATGATAGAAGTATAAAG gtgTTTAACGAGCGCTGTCGGGTTCACTATAAACCCCCAAAGAGCCAGTGA
- the casr gene encoding extracellular calcium-sensing receptor isoform X1: MRFHVYNLVLLGLTCVISEYGPNQRAQKKGDIILGGLFPIHFGVTAKDQDLASRPESTECVRYNFRGFRWLQAMIFAIEEINNSSTLLPNITLGYRIFDTCNTVSKALEATLSFVAQNKIDSLNLDEFCNCSEHIPSTIAVVGATGSGISTAVANLLGLFYIPQVSYASSSRLLSNKNQYKSFLRTIPTDEHQATAMADIIDYFHWNWVITIAADDDYGRPGIEKFEQEVSDRDICIDFGELITQYSDEEHIQGVADRIQNSSAKVIAVFSSGPDLEPLIKEIVRRNITDRIWLASEAWASSSLIALPEFFHVVGGTIGFALRAGQIPGFQQFLQQVQPSKSSHNGFVREFWEETFDCSLGGSSDSKPTGPLTRRPMEPSQSGNKSVNIRPLCTGEENITSVETPYLDFTHLRISYNVYVAVYSIAHALQDILTCTPGKGLFANGSCADIKKVEAWQVLKQLRHLNFTNSMGEQVDFDESGDLLGNYTIINWHRSLEDGSVVFEEVGLYNMNAKKGERLFVDERKVLWNGFVREVPFSNCSMDCEPGTRKGIIEGEPTCCFECVECPEGEYSDETDASECFKCPPDSWSNENHTSCILKQIEYLSWTEPFGIALTLFAALGIFLTSFVLGVFVKFRNTPIVKATNRELSYLLLFSLICCFSSSLIFIGEPKDWTCRLRQPAFGVSFVFCISCILVKTNRVLLVFEAKIPTSLHRKWWGLNLQFLLVFLCTFVQIMTCVIWLYNAPPSSYWNSELEDEIIFITCNEGSLMALGFLIGYTCLLAAVCFFFAFKSRKLPENFNEAKFITFSMLIFFIVWISFIPAYVSTYGKFVSAVEIIAILASSFGLLACIFFNKIYIILFKPSRNTIEEVRCSTAAHAFKVAARATLRRNTVSRKRSNSIGSSVSTPSSSESCKSNTEEPSSPTGRQKACKQKVSFGSGTVTLSLSFEESRKNSVPCKNMRRKNSLEAKNSDDSLMRHKALLPLQNSEAGSDASFRTASNNPSQESVPGAKKEETPNSEETASFPSVNSVHFDTNFS, from the exons GTATAACTTCAGAGGATTTCGCTGGTTGCAAGCTATGATATTTGCTATTGAagaaatcaacaacagcagcaccCTTCTCCCGAACATCACCCTGGGCTACAGGATATTCGACACCTGCAACACTGTGTCCAAAGCCCTGGAGGCCACCTTGAGCTTTGTGGCCCAAAACAAGATCGACTCCCTGAACCTGGATGAGTTCTGTAACTGCTCAGAGCACATCCCCTCCACCATAGCTGTGGTGGGAGCCACAGGATCTGGAATTTCAACCGCAGTAGCAAACCTGCTGGGACTGTTCTACATCCCCCAG GTTAGCTATGCGTCCTCCAGTAGACTCCTGAGCAACAAGAACCAGTATAAGTCTTTTCTGCGGACTATTCCTACCGATGAGCACCAGGCGACGGCCATGGCTGACATCATCGACTACTTCCACTGGAACTGGGTGATAACGATTGCTGCAGACGATGACTATGGCCGACCGGGAATTGAGAAGTTTGAACAAGAGGTTAGCGATCGAGATATCTGCATTGACTTTGGCGAGCTCATCACACAGTATTCTGACGAGGAGCACATCCAGGGGGTCGCTGACCGCATCCAGAACTCCTCGGCGAAGGTCATCGCTGTGTTCTCGAGCGGCCCGGATCTGGAGCCTCTGATCAAGGAGATTGTCCGGCGGAACATCACTGACCGGATCTGGCTGGCGAGTGAGGCATGGGCCAGCTCTTCCCTCATCGCCCTGCCAGAGTTTTTCCACGTGGTCGGCGGCACCATCGGGTTCGCCCTCAGGGCTGGACAAATACCCGGCTTCCAGCAGTTTTTGCAACAAGTGCAGCCCTCAAAATCTTCACACAATGGGTTCGTCAGGGAGTTTTGGGAAGAAACCTTTGATTGCTCTCTGGGCGGCAGTTCAGACTCCAAACCCACAGGGCCTTTGACCAGACGTCCTATGGAACCATCTCAGAGTGGAAACAAAAGCGTGAACATCAGGCCCCTTTGCACAGGAGAGGAAAACATCACCAGTGTGGAGACCCCCTACTTGGACTTCACTCATCTGCGGATCTCCTACAACGTGTATGTGGCTGTATACTCCATCGCCCATGCCTTGCAGGACATCCTCACCTGCACCCCTGGGAAAGGCCTCTTTGCTAACGGCTCATGCGCAGACATCAAGAAGGTGGAAGCGTGGCAG GTCCTAAAACAACTGAGACACTTAAACTTCACGAATAGCATGGGAGAGCAGGTGGACTTCGATGAGAGCGGGGACCTGCTCGGGAACTACACCATTATCAACTGGCACCGCTCGCTAGAAGACGGCTCAGTTGTGTTCGAAGAGGTTGGCCTCTACAACATGAATGCTAAAAAAGGGGAGAGGCTCTTTGTTGATGAAAGAAAAGTGCTATGGAACGGATTTGTCAGAGAA GTGCCGTTTTCAAACTGCAGCATGGACTGTGAGCCTGGCACCAGAAAAGGGATCATCGAGGGGGAGCCCACCTGCTGCTTTGAGTGTGTGGAGTGTCCTGAAGGAGAGTACAGTGATGAAACAG atgcAAGCGAGTGCTTTAAGTGCCCTCCTGACTCCTGGTCTAATGAAAACCACACATCCTGCATTCTCAAGCAGATCGAGTATCTTTCCTGGACTGAACCCTTTGGAATAGCGTTGACCCTGTTTGCCGCCCTGGGGATTTTTTTGACCTCCTTTGTATTGGGAGTTTTTGTGAAATTCCGTAACACTCCCATTGTGAAGGCCACCAACAGGGAGCTCTCCTACCTCCTCCTTTTCTCCCTCATCTGCTGCTTCTCCAGCTCCCTGATATTCATCGGCGAGCCCAAAGACTGGACCTGCAGGCTCCGCCAACCAGCCTTCGGGGTCAGTTTTGTGTTCTGCATCTCCTGCATCCTGGTGAAGACCAACCGAGTCTTGCTGGTCTTCGAGGCGAAAATACCCACCAGCCTTCACCGAAAATGGTGGGGTCTGAATCTCCAGTTCCTCCTGGTTTTTCTTTGCACATTTGTGCAGATCATGACCTGCGTGATTTGGCTTTACAATGCACCCCCATCGAGCTACTGGAACAGTGAGCTGGAGGATGAGATCATTTTCATCACCTGTAATGAGGGCTCCCTGATGGCTCTTGGCTTCCTGATAGGCTACACCTGCCTCCTGGCAGCTGTCTGTTTTTTCTTCGCCTTCAAGTCCCGCAAACTCCCCGAGAACTTCAACGAGGCCAAGTTCATCACTTTCAGCATGCTCATCTTCTTCATCGTCTGGATCTCCTTCATCCCTGCCTACGTCAGCACCTACGGCAAGTTTGTGTCGGCCGTGGAGATTATTGCCATCCTTGCCTCCAGCTTCGGGCTGCTGGCCTGCATCTTCTTCAACAAGATCTACATCATCCTGTTCAAGCCTTCGAGGAACACGATCGAGGAGGTGCGGTGCAGCACAGCCGCCCACGCCTTCAAAGTGGCAGCCAGGGCCACTCTGCGGAGGAATACGGTGTCGCGGAAGAGGTCCAATAGCATCGGCTCCTCCGTCTCCACACCCTCATCCTCCGAGAGCTGCAAGAGCAACACTGAAGAGCCTTCCTCCCCCACAGGGCGGCAGAAAGCCTGCAAGCAGAAGGTCAGCTTTGGCAGTGGCACTGTCACCCTCTCCCTCAGCTTCGAGGAATCCAGGAAGAACTCCGTGCCCTGCAAGAACATGAGGAGGAAAAACTCTCTGGAAGCCAAAAACAGCGATGACAGTCTGATGAGACACAAGGCCTTGCTTCCTCTTCAGAACAGCGAGGCAGGGAGCGACGCCAGCTTCAGGACAGCCAGCAACAACCCATCTCAGGAGTCAGTCCCAGGAGCCAAAAAAGAAGAAACCCCGAATTCTGAAGAAACAGCTTCCTTCCCATCGGTGAACTCTGTACATTTTGATACCAACTTTTCTTAA
- the casr gene encoding extracellular calcium-sensing receptor isoform X2, which yields MIFAIEEINNSSTLLPNITLGYRIFDTCNTVSKALEATLSFVAQNKIDSLNLDEFCNCSEHIPSTIAVVGATGSGISTAVANLLGLFYIPQVSYASSSRLLSNKNQYKSFLRTIPTDEHQATAMADIIDYFHWNWVITIAADDDYGRPGIEKFEQEVSDRDICIDFGELITQYSDEEHIQGVADRIQNSSAKVIAVFSSGPDLEPLIKEIVRRNITDRIWLASEAWASSSLIALPEFFHVVGGTIGFALRAGQIPGFQQFLQQVQPSKSSHNGFVREFWEETFDCSLGGSSDSKPTGPLTRRPMEPSQSGNKSVNIRPLCTGEENITSVETPYLDFTHLRISYNVYVAVYSIAHALQDILTCTPGKGLFANGSCADIKKVEAWQVLKQLRHLNFTNSMGEQVDFDESGDLLGNYTIINWHRSLEDGSVVFEEVGLYNMNAKKGERLFVDERKVLWNGFVREVPFSNCSMDCEPGTRKGIIEGEPTCCFECVECPEGEYSDETDASECFKCPPDSWSNENHTSCILKQIEYLSWTEPFGIALTLFAALGIFLTSFVLGVFVKFRNTPIVKATNRELSYLLLFSLICCFSSSLIFIGEPKDWTCRLRQPAFGVSFVFCISCILVKTNRVLLVFEAKIPTSLHRKWWGLNLQFLLVFLCTFVQIMTCVIWLYNAPPSSYWNSELEDEIIFITCNEGSLMALGFLIGYTCLLAAVCFFFAFKSRKLPENFNEAKFITFSMLIFFIVWISFIPAYVSTYGKFVSAVEIIAILASSFGLLACIFFNKIYIILFKPSRNTIEEVRCSTAAHAFKVAARATLRRNTVSRKRSNSIGSSVSTPSSSESCKSNTEEPSSPTGRQKACKQKVSFGSGTVTLSLSFEESRKNSVPCKNMRRKNSLEAKNSDDSLMRHKALLPLQNSEAGSDASFRTASNNPSQESVPGAKKEETPNSEETASFPSVNSVHFDTNFS from the exons ATGATATTTGCTATTGAagaaatcaacaacagcagcaccCTTCTCCCGAACATCACCCTGGGCTACAGGATATTCGACACCTGCAACACTGTGTCCAAAGCCCTGGAGGCCACCTTGAGCTTTGTGGCCCAAAACAAGATCGACTCCCTGAACCTGGATGAGTTCTGTAACTGCTCAGAGCACATCCCCTCCACCATAGCTGTGGTGGGAGCCACAGGATCTGGAATTTCAACCGCAGTAGCAAACCTGCTGGGACTGTTCTACATCCCCCAG GTTAGCTATGCGTCCTCCAGTAGACTCCTGAGCAACAAGAACCAGTATAAGTCTTTTCTGCGGACTATTCCTACCGATGAGCACCAGGCGACGGCCATGGCTGACATCATCGACTACTTCCACTGGAACTGGGTGATAACGATTGCTGCAGACGATGACTATGGCCGACCGGGAATTGAGAAGTTTGAACAAGAGGTTAGCGATCGAGATATCTGCATTGACTTTGGCGAGCTCATCACACAGTATTCTGACGAGGAGCACATCCAGGGGGTCGCTGACCGCATCCAGAACTCCTCGGCGAAGGTCATCGCTGTGTTCTCGAGCGGCCCGGATCTGGAGCCTCTGATCAAGGAGATTGTCCGGCGGAACATCACTGACCGGATCTGGCTGGCGAGTGAGGCATGGGCCAGCTCTTCCCTCATCGCCCTGCCAGAGTTTTTCCACGTGGTCGGCGGCACCATCGGGTTCGCCCTCAGGGCTGGACAAATACCCGGCTTCCAGCAGTTTTTGCAACAAGTGCAGCCCTCAAAATCTTCACACAATGGGTTCGTCAGGGAGTTTTGGGAAGAAACCTTTGATTGCTCTCTGGGCGGCAGTTCAGACTCCAAACCCACAGGGCCTTTGACCAGACGTCCTATGGAACCATCTCAGAGTGGAAACAAAAGCGTGAACATCAGGCCCCTTTGCACAGGAGAGGAAAACATCACCAGTGTGGAGACCCCCTACTTGGACTTCACTCATCTGCGGATCTCCTACAACGTGTATGTGGCTGTATACTCCATCGCCCATGCCTTGCAGGACATCCTCACCTGCACCCCTGGGAAAGGCCTCTTTGCTAACGGCTCATGCGCAGACATCAAGAAGGTGGAAGCGTGGCAG GTCCTAAAACAACTGAGACACTTAAACTTCACGAATAGCATGGGAGAGCAGGTGGACTTCGATGAGAGCGGGGACCTGCTCGGGAACTACACCATTATCAACTGGCACCGCTCGCTAGAAGACGGCTCAGTTGTGTTCGAAGAGGTTGGCCTCTACAACATGAATGCTAAAAAAGGGGAGAGGCTCTTTGTTGATGAAAGAAAAGTGCTATGGAACGGATTTGTCAGAGAA GTGCCGTTTTCAAACTGCAGCATGGACTGTGAGCCTGGCACCAGAAAAGGGATCATCGAGGGGGAGCCCACCTGCTGCTTTGAGTGTGTGGAGTGTCCTGAAGGAGAGTACAGTGATGAAACAG atgcAAGCGAGTGCTTTAAGTGCCCTCCTGACTCCTGGTCTAATGAAAACCACACATCCTGCATTCTCAAGCAGATCGAGTATCTTTCCTGGACTGAACCCTTTGGAATAGCGTTGACCCTGTTTGCCGCCCTGGGGATTTTTTTGACCTCCTTTGTATTGGGAGTTTTTGTGAAATTCCGTAACACTCCCATTGTGAAGGCCACCAACAGGGAGCTCTCCTACCTCCTCCTTTTCTCCCTCATCTGCTGCTTCTCCAGCTCCCTGATATTCATCGGCGAGCCCAAAGACTGGACCTGCAGGCTCCGCCAACCAGCCTTCGGGGTCAGTTTTGTGTTCTGCATCTCCTGCATCCTGGTGAAGACCAACCGAGTCTTGCTGGTCTTCGAGGCGAAAATACCCACCAGCCTTCACCGAAAATGGTGGGGTCTGAATCTCCAGTTCCTCCTGGTTTTTCTTTGCACATTTGTGCAGATCATGACCTGCGTGATTTGGCTTTACAATGCACCCCCATCGAGCTACTGGAACAGTGAGCTGGAGGATGAGATCATTTTCATCACCTGTAATGAGGGCTCCCTGATGGCTCTTGGCTTCCTGATAGGCTACACCTGCCTCCTGGCAGCTGTCTGTTTTTTCTTCGCCTTCAAGTCCCGCAAACTCCCCGAGAACTTCAACGAGGCCAAGTTCATCACTTTCAGCATGCTCATCTTCTTCATCGTCTGGATCTCCTTCATCCCTGCCTACGTCAGCACCTACGGCAAGTTTGTGTCGGCCGTGGAGATTATTGCCATCCTTGCCTCCAGCTTCGGGCTGCTGGCCTGCATCTTCTTCAACAAGATCTACATCATCCTGTTCAAGCCTTCGAGGAACACGATCGAGGAGGTGCGGTGCAGCACAGCCGCCCACGCCTTCAAAGTGGCAGCCAGGGCCACTCTGCGGAGGAATACGGTGTCGCGGAAGAGGTCCAATAGCATCGGCTCCTCCGTCTCCACACCCTCATCCTCCGAGAGCTGCAAGAGCAACACTGAAGAGCCTTCCTCCCCCACAGGGCGGCAGAAAGCCTGCAAGCAGAAGGTCAGCTTTGGCAGTGGCACTGTCACCCTCTCCCTCAGCTTCGAGGAATCCAGGAAGAACTCCGTGCCCTGCAAGAACATGAGGAGGAAAAACTCTCTGGAAGCCAAAAACAGCGATGACAGTCTGATGAGACACAAGGCCTTGCTTCCTCTTCAGAACAGCGAGGCAGGGAGCGACGCCAGCTTCAGGACAGCCAGCAACAACCCATCTCAGGAGTCAGTCCCAGGAGCCAAAAAAGAAGAAACCCCGAATTCTGAAGAAACAGCTTCCTTCCCATCGGTGAACTCTGTACATTTTGATACCAACTTTTCTTAA